The Procambarus clarkii isolate CNS0578487 chromosome 46, FALCON_Pclarkii_2.0, whole genome shotgun sequence genome includes a region encoding these proteins:
- the LOC138350643 gene encoding uncharacterized protein, with product MVTYKTDELLKHVAESRGSEHVIQAVCEKLRTEHWWPINSVDSCVVLPLVLKKVTPKNIYLIINDTPQLKQLLSTLSVLAKMKVTISLDLHYYLYSEESSVITKQCLERLTAPGSKCTLERFVGRLSEAAIPLLPPTLKRLLLYLTPHQLPVLIRHLPRLPHLQRLDIDLDAPGYMDPDTLDATGYVVPDTLDATGYVVPDTLDATGYVDPDTLDATGYVDPDTLDATGYVDPYTLDATGYVVPDTLDATGYVDPDTLDATGYVDPDTLDATGYVDPDTLDATGYVDPDTLDATGYVVPDTLDATGYVDPDTLDATGYVDPYTLDATGYVVPDTLDATGYVDPDTLDAKGNVDPDTMDATVYVDPDTLDATGYVDPDTLDATGYVDPDTLGSLSYQGRELHLTIRRRLTDDDPAIDWCCHLAAQLCPPS from the exons ATGGTTACGTATAAGACTGACGAGCTGTTGAAGCATGTAGCAGAGTCCCGCGGGAGTGAGCACGTCATCCAAGCCGTGTGTGAGAAGCTGCGTACAGAACACTGGTGGCCAATAAACAGTGTTGACTCGTGTGTTGTCCTGCCGCTTGTTCTTAAGAAGGTGACACCTAAGAACATTTACCTAATCATAAACGATACACCCCAACTAAAGCAGCTCCTGTCTACACTGTCAGTGCTGGCAAAAATGAAGGTAACCATATCCTTAGATCTTCACTATTATTTATACAGCGAAGAGAGTAGTGTTATAACAAAACAATGTTTGGAGAGGCTGACAGCCCCCGGCAGTAAGTGTACCTTAGAGCGGTTTGTTGGTCGCTTGTCTGAGGCAGCCAtacccctcctgcctcccaccctcAAGAGACTCCTCCTgtacctcacaccacaccaactgcccgtcctcatccgtCACCTGCCTCGCCTTCCTCACCTGCAGCGTCTTG ACATTGACCTGGACGCCCCGGGCTacatggacccggacaccctggacgccacgggctacgtggtcccggacaccctggacgccacgggctacgttgtcccggacaccctggacgccacgggctacgtagacccggacaccctggacgccacgggctacgtggacccggacaccctggacgccacgggctacgtggacccgtacaccctggacgccacgggctacgtggtcccggacaccctggacgccacgggctacgtggacccggacaccctggacgccacgggctacgtggacccggacaccctggacgccacgggctacgtggacccggacaccctggacgccacgggctacgtggacccggacaccctggacgccacgggctacgttgtcccggacaccctggacgccacgggctacgtggacccggacaccctggacgccacgggctacgtggacccgtacaccctggacgccacgggctacgtggtcccggacaccctggacgccacgggctacgtggacccggacaccctggacgccaagggcaacgtggacccggacaccatgGACGCCACggtctacgtggacccggacaccctggacgccacgggctacgtggacccggacaccctggacgccacgggctacgtggacccggacacactGGGCAGTCTGTCGTACCAGGGAAGGGAGCTCCACCTGACCATCAGGCGGCGCCTCACTGATGACGACCCCGCCATAGACTGGTGCTGCCACCTGGCGGCTCAGCTGTGTCCTCCCTCATGA